In one Lycium barbarum isolate Lr01 chromosome 7, ASM1917538v2, whole genome shotgun sequence genomic region, the following are encoded:
- the LOC132603009 gene encoding temperature-induced lipocalin-1-like: MATKEMEVVKNLDVEKYMGRWYEIACFPSRNQPKDGVNTRATYTLKEDGTVHVLNETWSGGKRGYIEGTAYKVDPKSDGAKLKVKFYVPPFLPIIPVTGDYWVLYIDDDYQYALVGQPSKKYLWILCRQTHMDEEIYNQLVEKAKEVGYDVSKLHKTPQSDHPPQSENVPNDTKGFWWIKSIFGK, from the exons ATGGCCACAAAAGAAATGGAAGTAGTGAAGAATTTAGATGTTGAAAAATACATGGGGAGATGGTATGAAATTGCTTGTTTCCCATCAAGAAATCAACCCAAAGATGGAGTAAACACAAGGGCCACGTACACTTTGAAAGAAGATGGCACAGTACATGTGTTAAATGAGACTTGGAGTGGCGGAAAAAGAGGCTATATTGAAGGCACTGCTTATAAAGTTGATCCTAAAAGTGATGGAGCAAAACTCAAAGTGAAATTTTATGTTCCTCCATTCTTACCAATAATTCCAGTTACTGGTGATTATTGGGTTCTTTATATTGATGATGATTATCAATATGCTTTAGTTGGTCAGCCTAGTAAGAAGTATCTTTGG ATATTATGTAGGCAAACACATATGGATGAAGAGATATACAATCAACTTGTTGAGAAGGCAAAAGAAGTAGGGTATGATGTGAGCAAACTCCACAAGACACCTCAATCTGATCATCCACCACAGAGTGAAAATGTCCCAAATGACACCAAAGGATTTTGGTGGATCAAATCTATCTTTGGAAAATAA